From Candidatus Manganitrophus noduliformans, one genomic window encodes:
- a CDS encoding MBL fold metallo-hydrolase, with protein MLMEQLFVEGIGHYSYLLGSDETDEAIVIDPDRDVDRYLEIARRNQLRIAHIFETHLHNDYVSGARALAERTGARVYAPAGARLGFDHLPLKDRDSIDVGELRFIALETPGHTPEHVAYLLADRSRSDAPMTLFSGGDLLVGAVGRPDLLGPDLAKTLAPQLYRSLKEKILKEEDYLEVFPTHGAGSFCGRNISSKRCTTLGFERRFNAALQQPTEAAFVDYVLKGNPGIPDYFRRLRETNRAGEEEIPLSAIGRPLTVDEAASSIDRGAAMIDARSYSAFGGGHLPGAVNIGLSDNFVTWLGWLIPHDRPILFVLEKDSDYPEVVRRLYRIGHERIEGYLQGGMKSWQDAGRPISAIPQLSIETLKEKWEKREIETLIDVRLEQEWEAGHIEGAVHLFLGDLEKRIKELPPSKSTAVICGSGYRSSIAASFLKRNGFATVYNIAGGMTAWKKAGYPTAA; from the coding sequence ATGTTGATGGAGCAGCTTTTTGTAGAGGGGATCGGACATTATTCTTACCTTTTAGGCTCCGATGAAACAGACGAAGCGATTGTGATCGATCCCGACCGCGATGTCGACCGGTACCTCGAAATCGCCCGGAGAAATCAGCTTCGGATCGCCCATATCTTCGAGACCCATCTTCACAACGACTACGTGTCGGGCGCGCGGGCGCTGGCCGAGCGGACGGGGGCAAGGGTCTACGCCCCGGCGGGGGCCCGGCTTGGGTTCGATCATCTCCCATTAAAAGACCGAGACTCGATCGACGTCGGGGAGCTTCGCTTCATCGCCCTGGAGACCCCGGGCCACACGCCGGAGCATGTCGCTTATCTGCTGGCCGACCGGTCCCGGAGCGACGCCCCGATGACCCTCTTCAGCGGCGGAGACCTTCTGGTCGGCGCGGTCGGCCGGCCCGACCTTCTCGGTCCTGATCTGGCCAAAACGCTCGCCCCCCAGCTCTACCGCAGCCTCAAGGAGAAAATCCTCAAAGAAGAAGATTACCTCGAGGTCTTCCCGACCCACGGCGCAGGCTCCTTCTGCGGGAGGAATATCAGCAGCAAGCGCTGCACCACCCTCGGCTTCGAGCGGCGCTTCAACGCCGCCCTCCAGCAGCCGACCGAGGCGGCCTTCGTCGATTATGTCTTGAAGGGAAATCCCGGCATCCCCGACTACTTCCGGCGGCTGCGGGAGACCAACCGGGCCGGCGAGGAGGAGATCCCCCTTTCTGCCATCGGACGGCCCCTCACCGTCGACGAGGCGGCCTCGTCGATCGACCGCGGAGCGGCGATGATCGATGCCCGCTCTTATTCCGCCTTCGGCGGGGGGCATCTCCCCGGCGCGGTCAACATCGGCCTCTCCGACAACTTCGTCACCTGGCTCGGCTGGCTGATTCCGCACGACCGTCCGATCCTCTTCGTTCTCGAAAAAGACTCGGACTATCCTGAAGTGGTCCGGCGGCTCTACCGGATCGGCCATGAACGGATTGAAGGCTACCTGCAGGGGGGGATGAAATCATGGCAGGATGCCGGGAGACCGATTTCGGCGATCCCGCAGCTTTCGATTGAGACATTGAAAGAGAAATGGGAAAAGAGAGAGATCGAAACCCTCATCGACGTCCGATTGGAGCAGGAATGGGAAGCCGGGCATATCGAGGGGGCAGTCCACCTCTTCTTGGGGGATCTCGAAAAGCGGATCAAAGAACTGCCCCCGTCGAAGTCGACGGCGGTGATCTGCGGCAGCGGGTACCGATCCAGCATTGCGGCGAGCTTTCTGAAGCGAAATGGCTTCGCCACGGTCTACAACATCGCGGGGGGGATGACCGCCTGGAAGAAGGCCGGCTACCCGACGGCGGCATGA
- a CDS encoding IucA/IucC family protein, giving the protein MIDPSKLAEQAAVQEAIDRSGAWSKTQAIERLLNTYLRESGLFDPRLTPDGPQGKGLGPGAPALKSPQGMPMHIPLPKTGKGLFGTIIRWSPSGRHHFGPCFWLREDPGGGAVPLEGWRGLACALLEELALGQPDLSSRREGVRSLLARLENSIEKTAAYARRRSVCRSWLERQGAPRFQEAEQSLVSGHPFHPTPKSSEGFSAEDLARYAPEMGAAFPLHYFAIAPERAAESFLEGTEQEGLFPAEVVAAAEARLGPRRKDHRLLPCHPWQAGYLKRWRGVQAMLDRRELVDLGPLGGVVHPTSSVRTVWDPHHRYLFKLPLNVRITNFIRVNPPEHVARAFDAARILAGLRHRIPFSDFAILLEVGYRTVVPPDDPADPAERFAESFAVLFRENPVTLPADEEPPVVVAALLEPPFDAEPPPLLQVIRRAAAARGRSADLSFLREWLQRYLDISLIPLLWLFLEEGVSFEGHVQNSLVRLNRGWPDRFYLRDLEGVSLSRERAAEKGFFRGRIDEESPALYADEEAWNRFKYYLFVNHLGHLIDILADYGGCDERLLWRVVAEALEGSSLRSTHPIYFRDLFGSRTLLAKANLVSCFLGRGERPLYVSIPNALAQGDEAPSESATREIRNAAGD; this is encoded by the coding sequence ATGATCGATCCATCGAAGTTGGCCGAGCAAGCGGCGGTTCAAGAGGCAATCGATCGAAGCGGCGCCTGGAGCAAAACGCAGGCGATCGAACGGCTGCTGAATACCTATCTGCGGGAGAGCGGTCTTTTCGATCCGAGGTTAACGCCGGACGGCCCGCAGGGGAAGGGACTCGGCCCCGGCGCGCCGGCGCTGAAGAGCCCACAGGGGATGCCGATGCACATTCCCCTTCCGAAAACCGGAAAGGGGCTCTTCGGCACGATCATCCGCTGGTCTCCCTCGGGGCGGCATCACTTCGGTCCGTGCTTCTGGCTGCGGGAGGATCCCGGCGGAGGGGCGGTCCCATTGGAAGGATGGAGAGGGCTTGCCTGCGCTCTGCTGGAGGAGCTGGCACTCGGTCAGCCCGATCTCTCCTCTCGGCGGGAGGGGGTCCGATCGCTGCTGGCGCGTCTTGAGAACTCTATCGAAAAAACGGCCGCCTATGCCCGCCGCCGCTCCGTCTGCCGGTCTTGGCTTGAACGGCAAGGAGCGCCACGGTTTCAGGAGGCCGAGCAGTCGCTGGTCTCCGGCCATCCCTTCCATCCGACCCCGAAGAGCTCGGAGGGCTTTTCCGCTGAGGATCTGGCGCGGTACGCCCCGGAGATGGGGGCCGCCTTCCCCCTCCATTATTTCGCGATCGCGCCCGAGCGGGCGGCAGAGTCGTTTCTGGAAGGGACCGAGCAGGAGGGGCTGTTTCCGGCGGAAGTGGTCGCGGCCGCGGAAGCGCGGCTGGGGCCCCGCCGGAAGGACCATCGTCTCCTTCCCTGCCATCCCTGGCAGGCGGGCTACCTGAAGCGGTGGCGGGGAGTTCAAGCGATGCTGGACCGAAGGGAACTGGTCGACCTGGGACCTCTGGGAGGGGTTGTTCATCCGACCTCTTCGGTCCGGACCGTCTGGGACCCGCATCATCGCTATCTCTTCAAGCTGCCGCTGAATGTCCGCATCACAAACTTCATCCGGGTCAATCCGCCAGAGCATGTCGCGCGGGCCTTCGATGCCGCGCGGATCCTTGCCGGTCTGCGGCATCGCATCCCTTTCAGCGATTTCGCGATTCTGCTGGAGGTCGGCTATCGGACAGTCGTTCCGCCGGACGACCCGGCCGATCCTGCAGAGCGCTTTGCAGAGAGTTTCGCGGTCCTCTTTCGGGAGAATCCGGTGACGCTCCCGGCGGATGAAGAGCCCCCAGTGGTCGTGGCGGCGCTGTTGGAGCCCCCTTTCGACGCCGAGCCGCCACCGCTCCTTCAGGTGATCCGGCGGGCCGCGGCGGCGCGGGGGCGCTCCGCCGATCTCTCCTTTCTGCGCGAATGGCTGCAGCGCTACCTCGACATTTCGCTGATCCCCCTTCTATGGCTCTTTCTCGAAGAGGGAGTGAGCTTCGAGGGACATGTCCAGAATTCCCTCGTTCGGCTTAATCGGGGTTGGCCGGACCGGTTTTATCTCCGCGATCTGGAGGGGGTGAGCCTCAGCAGGGAGCGGGCGGCGGAAAAAGGTTTTTTCCGGGGCCGCATTGATGAAGAGAGCCCGGCGCTCTACGCCGATGAGGAGGCCTGGAACCGATTTAAATATTATCTCTTCGTCAATCATCTCGGCCATCTTATCGATATCCTCGCCGACTATGGCGGTTGCGACGAGCGTCTTCTCTGGCGTGTCGTCGCTGAGGCGCTGGAGGGCTCCAGCCTCCGTTCGACCCATCCGATTTACTTCCGGGATCTTTTCGGGAGCAGGACGTTGCTGGCCAAAGCGAATCTGGTCAGCTGTTTTCTGGGGCGAGGGGAGCGGCCCCTTTATGTTTCCATCCCGAATGCATTGGCTCAAGGGGACGAGGCCCCATCCGAATCAGCAACAAGGGAGATCCGAAATGCAGCAGGTGATTGA
- a CDS encoding PepSY-associated TM helix domain-containing protein: MRPVSRLLSKIHITAGLILAFPLIIITLTGIVLGFYDQIRYAAPPYRLDSPVETPLSAASLAARLRVRYPDYHLDLLRLSTAPERAVRAALSGPDRITAFLHPGNGKELAVQKGDHQDWIGLLYALHEGEPFGLAGKVVASVSGGGVLVLWGAGLMLWRSRRKGRWGGPALPGRFRPAGVHRFLGFWGGGLLAILTSLGALLNFAGPLIARLDPPPRIESAPEEKEGLKPDLAAGLGAAARAYPQAPLERIAFPKVPKDPLKLRFQDGGWVFLHPDDYRILAIKSPTSHWTRLLYPLHSGRILGGRGPWLVAGLGLFLIILLVTGLIFWQGLRPK; encoded by the coding sequence ATGCGCCCGGTCAGCCGCCTTCTGTCGAAGATCCACATCACGGCGGGGCTGATACTGGCCTTCCCGCTCATAATTATCACGCTGACCGGCATCGTCTTGGGCTTCTATGATCAGATCCGTTATGCCGCCCCTCCCTACCGTCTCGATTCTCCTGTCGAGACCCCTCTCTCCGCCGCCTCTTTAGCGGCGCGCCTGCGTGTCCGCTATCCGGACTATCATCTCGACCTGCTGAGGCTCTCCACGGCGCCGGAACGGGCGGTCCGGGCGGCGCTCTCCGGTCCGGATCGGATCACGGCCTTTCTTCACCCCGGAAACGGGAAGGAGCTGGCGGTCCAGAAGGGCGATCACCAGGATTGGATCGGCCTCTTGTATGCCCTTCATGAGGGGGAGCCGTTCGGTTTAGCCGGCAAGGTCGTCGCCAGCGTCAGCGGGGGAGGGGTGCTGGTTCTATGGGGGGCCGGTCTTATGTTGTGGCGGTCCCGCCGCAAGGGGAGGTGGGGGGGGCCGGCCCTCCCCGGCCGTTTTCGTCCGGCCGGCGTGCACCGTTTTCTCGGCTTCTGGGGAGGCGGCCTGCTGGCGATCCTGACCTCCCTGGGAGCCCTCCTGAACTTCGCCGGGCCTCTGATCGCCCGGCTGGATCCGCCCCCCCGGATCGAATCGGCGCCGGAAGAAAAAGAGGGGCTGAAGCCCGATTTGGCGGCCGGGCTCGGCGCGGCAGCGCGCGCCTACCCACAGGCTCCCCTGGAGCGGATCGCCTTTCCCAAAGTGCCGAAGGATCCATTGAAACTCCGGTTTCAGGACGGCGGATGGGTTTTTCTTCATCCGGACGATTACCGAATATTGGCGATCAAATCTCCTACCTCTCATTGGACCCGCCTTCTCTATCCGCTTCACAGCGGACGGATCTTGGGCGGCCGGGGTCCCTGGCTGGTTGCCGGCCTCGGCCTCTTCCTAATAATTCTTCTTGTAACTGGTCTGATCTTCTGGCAAGGCTTGCGGCCGAAATAA
- a CDS encoding IucA/IucC family protein, with protein MKIPLQEAGFPSLAPIDVDQLHALDAALHSREFITVRRRIFRQLIESLIYEGVLVPEVEKEKGGDLLRLHGREQGGTPVTYRCRARRRFSFDRVRLDPKPVVRVRGGRSMEAQSLSCFLLEIQASLGTDPDRLVRFTEELEQTLLKDTLAQHRGRRERGLLRGRAYDDLESGLMEGHPYHPCYKSRIGFDYADHLAFGPEFAPMLRPIWLAARRDASRIAASGRLRPERFLKQELGEEVYGRFLREVRRRGKVPEAYVLIPVHPWQWRERVLPLFYNDLREDRLIQVGTAKDFYSPQQSIRTVANLTAPHKASLKLSLGIVNTSTSRILAPHTVRNAAPITDWLQRIAQEDSFLREELRPILLGEVVGVAYDPPRPDLLQPAGYGALSCIWRESVHPFLSEAEKAVPFNSLACLDRDGRPFITPWVEQVGLVPWVRRLLSVSILPVIHFLYAHGIALEAHAQNMILIHTDGMPQRVAFKDFHDGIRFAPALLAAPDLRPDLCPTPELHARVNRNSYIEAEKEEEVRDFVHDAFFFVNLSELALFLDEAFALPERRFWTLARGVIERYLRRFPALQGRIALFDLFSPTVQVEQLTKRRLFPETEPRLHRVRNPLAFVKGE; from the coding sequence ATGAAGATACCGCTTCAGGAAGCCGGCTTCCCATCGCTGGCGCCGATCGATGTAGATCAGCTTCATGCGCTCGACGCGGCGCTCCATTCCAGGGAATTCATCACGGTCCGAAGGCGGATTTTCCGCCAGTTGATCGAATCGCTCATCTATGAAGGGGTCTTGGTCCCGGAGGTAGAGAAGGAAAAAGGGGGAGACCTCCTCCGCCTGCATGGCCGGGAGCAGGGGGGCACCCCCGTGACTTACCGCTGCCGGGCGAGGCGGAGATTCAGCTTCGACCGGGTTCGGCTTGATCCCAAACCGGTTGTGCGAGTCCGCGGCGGAAGGAGCATGGAGGCGCAGTCGCTCTCCTGTTTCCTCCTGGAGATTCAGGCGTCCCTCGGTACCGATCCGGACCGGTTGGTCCGGTTCACGGAAGAGTTAGAGCAGACACTCCTGAAGGACACCCTGGCGCAACACCGCGGCCGGAGGGAGAGAGGGCTGCTGCGCGGCCGCGCCTACGATGATCTCGAAAGCGGATTGATGGAGGGTCATCCCTATCATCCCTGTTATAAATCCCGGATCGGCTTCGATTACGCCGACCATCTCGCCTTCGGTCCGGAATTCGCTCCGATGCTCCGGCCGATCTGGCTTGCCGCCCGCCGCGACGCAAGCCGCATCGCCGCTTCCGGCCGGCTTCGCCCGGAACGTTTTCTCAAACAGGAATTGGGAGAAGAGGTGTATGGCCGCTTTCTTCGGGAAGTCCGCCGCAGGGGAAAAGTGCCCGAGGCGTACGTTCTCATCCCGGTCCACCCCTGGCAATGGCGGGAGCGGGTGCTCCCGCTCTTCTACAACGATCTGCGGGAGGATCGCCTGATCCAGGTCGGAACGGCGAAGGATTTCTACTCCCCGCAGCAATCGATCCGAACGGTGGCCAACCTGACCGCTCCTCACAAGGCCTCTTTGAAGCTCTCATTAGGGATCGTCAATACCTCCACCTCCCGGATCCTGGCCCCGCATACGGTTCGGAATGCCGCGCCGATCACCGACTGGCTGCAACGGATTGCGCAAGAGGACTCCTTTCTTCGGGAGGAACTCCGCCCGATCTTGCTGGGGGAGGTCGTCGGGGTGGCCTATGATCCGCCCCGGCCGGACCTTCTTCAGCCGGCCGGCTACGGCGCCCTCTCGTGCATCTGGCGGGAGAGCGTTCACCCCTTCCTTTCCGAAGCGGAGAAAGCGGTTCCGTTCAATTCCCTTGCCTGTCTCGACCGGGATGGCCGGCCGTTTATCACTCCGTGGGTGGAGCAGGTCGGGTTGGTTCCGTGGGTCCGGCGCTTGCTTTCGGTCAGTATCCTGCCGGTGATCCATTTTCTCTATGCGCACGGGATCGCCCTCGAGGCCCACGCCCAAAATATGATCCTGATTCATACAGACGGAATGCCGCAGCGGGTCGCCTTTAAAGATTTCCACGACGGGATTCGGTTCGCTCCGGCGCTTCTGGCCGCGCCCGACCTGCGGCCGGACCTTTGTCCCACCCCCGAGCTTCACGCCCGGGTCAACCGGAACTCCTACATCGAGGCGGAAAAGGAAGAAGAGGTGCGCGATTTTGTGCACGATGCCTTCTTCTTCGTCAATTTATCGGAGCTGGCCCTTTTCCTTGACGAAGCCTTCGCGCTTCCGGAGCGACGTTTCTGGACGCTCGCCCGCGGGGTCATCGAACGGTATCTACGCCGCTTTCCAGCGCTTCAGGGGCGCATCGCCCTTTTTGATCTCTTTTCCCCGACCGTTCAGGTCGAGCAGCTGACGAAGCGGCGGCTCTTTCCGGAGACGGAGCCTCGTCTGCATCGGGTCCGAAATCCGCTCGCCTTCGTGAAGGGGGAGTGA
- a CDS encoding IucA/IucC family protein translates to MQSKGPDRHEKAWGAVLRELIDVLFHENLAGIVDRGAVTTDIEPAGAVSDFTLEGDEQYFRFPSKQSGCALFFRVRPCLFLQPYRLSRPPVIVIPPPPGAPQAVFDPAEVLRFLATHLLDREERDRMPNVQEVIRDLERAVAQTALSFEAAGPLLDALSSSRRPSLLLWESVAALRDRPFHPVSRAKVGWNEEEYRRFAPEFNASFGLDWIAVRRDHLQCSAAAAETEIAPLVLNGKEQERLAASLAEARRDGSDYLALPVHPWQGSRLLPKEYADEFRRGICLPLARGLGRFVATSSVRTLSPAGGGGVHLKLPLGIASLGALRLLPPHFLYNGERAYQLLERLLAVEPVLARQLRLCVEERWWAFSAEGGDSFVDKSCHLAALLRFIPADLVKDPSTALIPMSALSVVAPDGRIPAVDYLFRERFEEDGAAPDQALALFQEVCERITEPALLCFRYGMMPEMHGQNVLLIVRKGRVVGLLLRDYDTLRIYPSWMAEVGLPGPDYIVKPNSTLINQTPEDLLAYFQTLCIQVNLYAIAAALSHRYGIKEDLFWRVIHACIEKTLSAFDFPLPVRSVLTRGLLQSERWPTKQVLTPLLARSGPAGPGMPGGRGEMANPLRALRPLVNPIHPCEVPS, encoded by the coding sequence ATGCAATCCAAAGGTCCGGATCGACATGAAAAAGCGTGGGGAGCGGTTCTGCGGGAGCTGATCGATGTACTGTTCCATGAAAATCTGGCGGGAATAGTCGATCGCGGCGCCGTCACAACCGATATTGAACCGGCGGGTGCTGTTTCAGATTTCACCCTGGAGGGCGACGAACAGTATTTCCGCTTCCCCTCAAAACAGAGCGGCTGCGCCCTGTTCTTCCGCGTTCGTCCCTGCCTCTTTCTTCAGCCATACCGTTTAAGCCGTCCTCCTGTGATCGTGATCCCTCCTCCCCCCGGCGCGCCCCAGGCCGTTTTTGATCCCGCCGAGGTGCTACGGTTTCTGGCCACGCATCTTTTGGACAGAGAGGAGCGGGATCGGATGCCGAACGTGCAAGAGGTGATTCGAGATCTGGAACGGGCCGTGGCGCAAACCGCCCTCTCCTTTGAAGCGGCCGGGCCGCTCCTCGATGCGCTCTCATCCTCACGGAGGCCTTCTCTCCTCCTGTGGGAGAGCGTGGCCGCGCTGCGGGATCGCCCCTTCCACCCGGTCTCGCGGGCCAAAGTGGGATGGAATGAGGAAGAGTACAGACGGTTCGCTCCCGAGTTCAACGCTTCCTTTGGTCTCGATTGGATCGCGGTCCGGCGGGACCATCTTCAATGCAGCGCCGCCGCGGCAGAGACCGAGATCGCTCCCCTTGTTCTGAACGGCAAGGAGCAGGAAAGATTGGCCGCCTCGCTGGCCGAGGCCCGACGCGACGGTTCCGACTATCTGGCCCTGCCGGTTCATCCCTGGCAGGGAAGCCGACTCTTGCCGAAAGAGTACGCCGATGAATTTCGGCGCGGCATCTGTCTGCCGCTGGCCCGCGGCCTGGGCCGCTTCGTCGCCACATCCTCGGTCCGGACCCTCTCGCCGGCGGGAGGCGGGGGTGTTCATCTCAAATTGCCGCTCGGCATCGCCTCGCTCGGCGCCCTCCGCCTCCTTCCGCCGCACTTCCTGTACAACGGCGAGCGGGCCTACCAGTTGCTCGAGCGGCTCCTTGCGGTCGAGCCGGTGCTTGCCCGGCAGCTTCGCTTATGTGTCGAGGAGCGCTGGTGGGCCTTCTCCGCGGAGGGAGGGGATTCATTTGTCGATAAGTCGTGCCACCTCGCCGCTCTCTTGCGTTTCATTCCGGCGGACCTTGTAAAAGACCCCTCGACGGCCTTGATTCCGATGTCGGCGCTTTCGGTCGTGGCCCCTGACGGGCGGATCCCTGCTGTCGACTATCTCTTTCGCGAACGGTTTGAAGAAGACGGCGCGGCGCCCGATCAGGCGCTGGCGTTGTTTCAGGAGGTATGCGAACGGATCACCGAGCCGGCATTACTCTGCTTCCGCTACGGGATGATGCCGGAGATGCATGGACAAAATGTGCTGCTCATCGTGCGCAAAGGGCGGGTGGTCGGTCTGCTGCTGAGGGACTACGACACGCTCCGCATTTACCCTTCCTGGATGGCCGAGGTCGGTCTGCCCGGTCCCGACTACATTGTCAAGCCGAACAGCACCCTGATCAATCAGACCCCTGAAGATCTCCTCGCCTATTTTCAGACCCTCTGCATCCAGGTCAATCTCTACGCGATTGCCGCCGCCCTTTCCCATCGCTACGGTATCAAAGAGGATCTGTTCTGGCGGGTGATCCATGCCTGCATCGAGAAGACCCTCTCCGCCTTCGATTTTCCTCTTCCGGTCCGGTCGGTTCTGACGCGCGGCCTGCTCCAGAGCGAACGATGGCCGACCAAACAGGTGCTCACCCCCCTTCTCGCCCGCAGCGGTCCGGCCGGTCCGGGAATGCCGGGCGGGCGGGGGGAGATGGCCAACCCGCTCCGCGCACTCCGGCCGCTTGTAAATCCGATCCACCCCTGCGAGGTCCCCTCATGA
- a CDS encoding DUF302 domain-containing protein yields the protein MNRHDYGIRTTLNASYEEAIPKVTDALKKEGFGVLTEINVKETMKKKLDKEFPKYIILGACNPQLAYQALTSETEIGLLLPCNVIVYEKEGKTVVSAQDPEAALSIVGNDNIAPVAKEAKERLERVIRSLAA from the coding sequence ATGAATCGACACGATTACGGAATACGAACGACCCTGAACGCCTCTTACGAAGAGGCGATCCCGAAGGTCACCGACGCCCTGAAGAAAGAGGGGTTCGGCGTCCTCACTGAAATCAATGTGAAGGAGACGATGAAGAAGAAGCTCGATAAGGAGTTCCCGAAGTACATCATCCTGGGAGCTTGCAATCCGCAGCTCGCCTATCAGGCGCTGACTTCGGAGACCGAGATCGGCCTCCTTCTGCCGTGCAACGTCATCGTCTATGAAAAAGAGGGAAAGACGGTCGTCTCGGCGCAGGATCCGGAGGCGGCGCTGTCGATCGTCGGAAACGACAACATCGCGCCGGTCGCCAAAGAGGCCAAAGAGCGGCTGGAACGGGTGATACGGTCGCTCGCGGCGTGA
- a CDS encoding aldolase/citrate lyase family protein, translated as MLRINTLKQALREGRPAFGLFCSTPAPQVVERIGCAGFDFVILDTEHTLVNPETLEEMLRAAEAAGLIALVRVPQHAPGAVLRALDAGALGVVVPRVCSAAEAETAVRASRYHPEGERGLNAGRAAGYGKIDLFSYLQQANAEVMVVVMIEDRQGILEAGKILSVPGIDMVLEGAADLSQSLGLPWQTRHPAVREALCDLQTAAQRQGVPFCAVPRVAEDFGFWWGRGVRAHILGEERGIAYRALAAHLQRFKTELKERKEGP; from the coding sequence GTGCTACGAATCAATACGCTGAAGCAGGCGCTTCGGGAGGGGCGACCGGCCTTCGGGCTCTTCTGCTCCACGCCGGCTCCCCAGGTGGTCGAGCGGATCGGCTGCGCCGGGTTCGATTTTGTCATTCTCGACACTGAGCATACGCTGGTCAACCCGGAGACGCTGGAGGAGATGCTCCGGGCGGCCGAGGCGGCGGGGCTGATCGCCCTGGTCCGGGTGCCGCAGCACGCGCCGGGGGCGGTGCTGCGTGCGCTCGATGCGGGAGCGCTCGGCGTGGTGGTGCCGCGGGTTTGCTCCGCCGCCGAGGCGGAGACGGCGGTCCGAGCGAGCCGCTATCATCCGGAAGGAGAGCGGGGGCTGAATGCCGGTCGGGCCGCCGGGTACGGGAAGATCGATCTCTTTTCCTATCTTCAGCAGGCAAATGCCGAGGTCATGGTCGTCGTCATGATTGAAGACCGGCAGGGAATTCTGGAGGCGGGGAAGATCCTCTCCGTCCCCGGCATCGACATGGTGCTGGAGGGGGCGGCCGATCTTTCCCAATCGCTCGGCCTCCCCTGGCAGACCCGCCATCCCGCAGTCCGGGAGGCGCTCTGCGATCTCCAGACGGCGGCGCAACGGCAGGGGGTTCCCTTCTGCGCCGTCCCCCGGGTCGCAGAGGATTTCGGCTTTTGGTGGGGACGGGGGGTGCGGGCGCACATCTTGGGGGAAGAGCGAGGGATCGCCTACCGGGCCCTTGCCGCCCATCTACAGCGGTTTAAGACGGAGCTGAAAGAGCGGAAGGAGGGTCCCTGA
- a CDS encoding type III PLP-dependent enzyme, protein MQQVIDYLHRRKKANPKPVCAFVYDLDALQTHVSGLMKTLPSRCRLFYAMKANSEAPILKALAPLVHGFEVASLGEVRKVRAISPEAPIIFGGPGKTDEEIEGAIDLGLYLLHVESRHELQRIGRIAHRRGVEVPILLRVNLHGALPQATLAMAGRPTQFGIDEAALPDLIRLAVALKNVKLAGFHLHSLSNQLDPEQHVRLIALYCARVRRWIETFGLKIDYINAGGGVGVNYADLTRQFDWNCFSERLAGMLQVECPPGAGVLFECGRYLTAACGYYVTEVLDIKQNHGKHYAIINGGSHHFRLPAAWQHSHPFSIVPVARWDYPFSRPELLDSEVTVAGQLCTPKDILARDVRISRLRIGDLLLFPYAGAYGWSISCHDFLSHPHPDHIYLSETGPAADKTDPRQAAARRSRRD, encoded by the coding sequence ATGCAGCAGGTGATTGATTACCTCCATCGACGGAAAAAAGCAAATCCAAAACCGGTTTGCGCCTTTGTCTATGACCTGGATGCATTGCAGACCCATGTTTCCGGGCTGATGAAGACGCTGCCGTCGCGCTGCCGTCTTTTTTACGCCATGAAGGCCAACTCGGAAGCGCCGATTCTCAAAGCGCTGGCCCCGCTTGTCCACGGCTTCGAAGTCGCCTCTCTGGGCGAGGTTCGGAAGGTGAGAGCGATCTCCCCCGAGGCGCCGATTATTTTCGGAGGGCCCGGCAAGACGGATGAGGAGATCGAAGGGGCGATCGACCTCGGTCTCTACCTGCTCCATGTAGAAAGCCGCCACGAACTGCAGCGGATCGGCCGGATTGCCCATCGGCGCGGTGTAGAGGTTCCGATTCTGCTGCGCGTGAATTTACACGGCGCGCTGCCCCAGGCAACGTTGGCCATGGCAGGGCGGCCGACCCAGTTCGGCATCGATGAAGCGGCCCTGCCTGATCTGATACGGCTCGCCGTCGCTCTTAAAAATGTGAAGTTGGCCGGCTTTCATCTTCATTCTCTGTCGAACCAGCTCGATCCCGAACAGCACGTTCGATTGATCGCATTGTACTGTGCAAGGGTCCGTCGATGGATCGAGACCTTCGGTTTGAAGATCGATTACATCAATGCCGGCGGAGGCGTCGGCGTGAACTATGCCGATTTGACACGGCAATTCGATTGGAATTGTTTTTCTGAACGATTGGCTGGGATGCTTCAGGTTGAATGTCCTCCCGGCGCGGGCGTTCTTTTTGAGTGTGGCCGCTATCTCACGGCGGCCTGTGGATATTATGTGACCGAGGTGCTCGATATCAAACAAAACCACGGCAAGCACTACGCCATTATCAACGGCGGCTCCCATCATTTCCGGCTTCCGGCCGCTTGGCAGCATAGTCATCCCTTCAGTATCGTCCCCGTCGCGCGGTGGGATTATCCCTTTTCCCGCCCGGAGCTTCTCGACAGCGAAGTGACGGTGGCGGGACAGCTCTGCACTCCGAAGGATATCCTTGCGAGGGATGTCCGGATCTCGCGTTTGCGGATCGGCGATCTGCTTCTATTTCCCTATGCGGGGGCCTATGGATGGTCGATCTCCTGCCACGATTTTCTAAGCCATCCCCATCCGGATCATATTTATTTAAGTGAAACAGGGCCTGCCGCCGATAAGACCGATCCGCGGCAGGCTGCGGCAAGAAGGAGTCGGAGAGACTAA
- a CDS encoding ferritin-like domain-containing protein has translation MISNLLGDHEAVIRFLRDDLTTCAEKHNDMGTSDFLTGLMEQHEKMAWMLRVFLHGQR, from the coding sequence ATGATCTCCAATCTTCTGGGAGATCATGAAGCGGTTATCCGGTTTCTGAGGGATGACCTCACCACTTGCGCCGAGAAGCATAACGATATGGGGACGAGTGATTTTTTGACCGGGTTGATGGAGCAGCATGAGAAAATGGCCTGGATGCTGCGGGTTTTTTTACACGGCCAGCGATAA